The following are encoded together in the Ictalurus punctatus breed USDA103 chromosome 1, Coco_2.0, whole genome shotgun sequence genome:
- the pcmtd1 gene encoding protein-L-isoaspartate O-methyltransferase domain-containing protein 1 has translation MGGAVSAGEDNDDLIDNLKEAQYIRTDRVEQAFRAIDRGNYYLDGYRENAYKDLAWKHGNIHLSAPCIYSEVMEALKLQQGLSFLNLGSGTGYLSTMVGLIIGPFGVNHGVELHKDVVEYAREKLEEFITNSDSFDKFEFCEPNFVVGNCLEISSDSHQYDRIYCGAGVQKDHENYMKVMLKIGGILVMPIEDQLTQITRTGQSSWESKNILAVSFAPLVQQNRSKGSKPDAVILPPLSVRSLQDLARIYIRRTLRNLTNDETASKGTGPRVPQKRKRRRCRRGRRHRVNTYVFVGNQLIPQPIESEEDERIDEEDSKEEEQDKEVEKDKPEQPQVNLLRDKVLSLPLPESLKAYLLYYREK, from the exons ATGGGCGGAGCTGTGAGCGCCGGCGAGGACAACGACGACCTGATCGACAACCTGAAGGAAGCGCAGTACATCCGCACGGACAGGGTGGAGCAGGCGTTCAGGGCTATAGACCGCGGGAATTACTACTTAGATGGATACAGAGAAAACGCCTACAAAGACTTGGCCTGGAAGCACGGCAACATCCACCTTTCAGCCCCGTGCATCTATTCCGAGGTCATGGAGGCGCTGAAGCTGCAGCAAGGACTCTCCTTCCTCAATCTGGGCAGCGGGACAGGATACCTGAGCACAATGGTGGGCCTGATCATCG GTCCGTTTGGAGTAAATCATGGCGTGGAGCTCCACAAGGACGTGGTGGAATATGCAAGAGAGAAACTGGAGGAATTCATTACAAACAGTGACAGCTTTGACAA GTTTGAGTTCTGTGAGCCCAATTTTGTCGTGGGAAACTGTTTAGAGATCTCGTCAGACAGCCATCAGTACGATCGCATCTACTGTGGAGCCGGAGTTCAGAAAGACCACGAGAACTACATGAAGGTCATGCTGAAAATCGGAGGCATTCTGGTCATGCCCATTGAAgatcag TTGACGCAGATCACCAGAACCGGTCAGAGCTCTTGGGAGAGCAAGAACATTTTGGCCGTGTCCTTCGCGCCTCTCGTCCAGCAAAACCGAAGCAAAGGCAGCAAACCGGACGCCGTGATCTTGC CTCCGCTGTCGGTGCGGAGTCTGCAGGACCTGGCGCGCATCTACATCCGGCGCACGCTGCGCAACCTCACCAACGACGAAACCGCGTCCAAGGGGACAGGGCCACGCGTCCCGCAAAAGCGCAAGCGCAGGCGCTGCCGTCGTGGCCGTCGCCACCGCGTCAACACCTACGTGTTTGTAGGCAACCAGCTGATCCCACAACCCATCGAGAGTGAAGAGGATGAGAGGATCGACGAGGAGGACAGCAAAGAGGAAGAGCAGGACAAAGAGGTGGAGAAAGATAAACCTGAGCAGCCTCAGGTCAACTTGCTAAGAGACAAGGTCCTGAGCTTGCCTCTGCCCGAGTCACTCAAGGCTTATCTGCTGTATTACAGAGAGAAATAA